From the Solanum lycopersicum chromosome 10, SLM_r2.1 genome, one window contains:
- the LOC101262576 gene encoding probable lysophospholipase BODYGUARD 4 yields MQKISVNFSEKWLQITSEILISSASAVVFLFLDLLDAIFCVFFKLIDEFFEGESSGCYCSIENEEESDCDNELSNTLHKRRNLFRGIGFRRNFSSRRKLNENVRWSDCSCENCISWMGNIAGELKLHVVVKEIQPVNLEDFKGKKAENIVFLHGFLSSSTFWTETIFPYVSEDAMQKCRLLAVDLLGFGKSPKPNNCLYTVKDHVEMIESSVIQPFELNSFHIVAHSMGCVVALALAAKHSHSVRSITLIAPPYVTSTKEDISLTALNKLAARRLWPPLLFGSSFMSWYEHLGRCVCYIICKNHRIWEGILKLLTWNRNLHFMAIDLTRHTHQSAWHTMHNVICGGAKFMDKYLETLKIAKVKINVIQGSRDQVVPVECSKNIKMKVPNAEVKIVDNADHTSIIIGREKELCNDLEKLWGSIC; encoded by the exons atgcagaaaatctCTGTAAATTTCTCAGAAAAATGGCTACAAATTACATCGGAGATTCTCATTTCATCAGCGAGTGCAGTAGTTTTCTTATTTCTCGATTTGCTCGATGCAATTTTCTGTGTTTTCTTCAAATTGATTGATGAATTCTTCGAAGGTGAAAGTTCGGGTTGTTACTGTTCCATagaaaacgaagaagaaagtgaTTGTGATAATGAATTATCGAATACTCTTCATAAACGGAGAAATTTATTCCGGGGAATTGGGTTTCGCCGGAATTTTAGTAGTCGGagaaaattgaatgaaaatgtAAGGTGGTCTGATTGTTCTTGTGAGAATTGTATTTCATGGATGGGTAATATTGCAGGGGAATTGAAGCTTCATGTTGTTGTCAAAGAAATTCAGCCAG TTAACTTAGAGGATTTCAAAGGCAAGAAAGCAGAAAATATAGTATTTTTACATGGTTTTCTCTCCTCATCTACATTCTGGACAGAGACAATTTTTCCCTATGTATCTGAAGATGCAATGCAGAAATGCAGATTGTTAGCAGTTGACCTATTGGGATTTGGAAAAAGTCCAAAACCAAACAATTGCTTATACACAGTTAAAGATCATGTTGAAATGATTGAGAGTTCAGTGATTCAACCATTTGAGTTGAATTCATTTCATATTGTTGCGCATTCAATGGGATGTGTGGTGGCATTAGCTTTAGCTGCAAAACATTCTCATTCTGTCAGATCAATCACCTTGATAGCACCA CCTTACGTCACTTCAACAAAGGAGGATATTAGTTTAACAGCACTTAACAAACTTGCAGCAAGAAGATTGTGGCCACCTTTGTTATTTGGTTCATCATTTATGTCTTGGTATGAACACTTGGGTAGATGTGTATGTTACATCATCTGCAAAAACCACAGAATTTGGGAAGGAATCCTCAAGTTACTCACTTGGAATAG gAACCTACATTTTATGGCAATTGACTTGACTAGGCACACTCATCAATCAGCCTGGCACACAATGCATAATGTAATATGTGGAGGAGCAAAGTTTATGGATAAATACTTGGAAACTTTAAAAATAGCTAAGGTGAAAATCAATGTTATTCAAGGTAGTAGGGACCAAGTAGTTCCAGTGGAATGTAGCAAAAATATAAAGATGAAAGTGCCAAATGCAGAGGTGAAAATTGTTGATAATGCAGATCATACTTCTATAATCATAGGTAGAGAAAAAGAGTTGTGTAATGATTTAGAGAAGCTATGGGGATCAATATGTTAG
- the LOC101261377 gene encoding probable inactive leucine-rich repeat receptor-like protein kinase At3g03770 isoform X2, with amino-acid sequence MEKHLGLKNLLVLLVLLLSISISESSSQANILSRIRNLLNYPNVLSNWNNDTDFCNTEPSSSVTVICYEGNITQLHIIGSLGASQLHNFSIDSFVTTLVELPSLKVLRLVSLGLYGPLPSKISRLSSLEILDLSSNFFHSNIPREISSLTSLQSLILDGNKFTGRLPNGLGSLVVLAVLSVKNNSLEGRLPDMLGSLHSLRVLSLSRNNFTGDVPDLSGVKNLQVLDLEDNALGPKFPQVSSKIQSIVLRNNKFTAGIPEKVQSYHQLEHMDISSNRFMGPFPPSLLSLPSITYLNVAGNKLTGMLFEDNQCNAGLDFVDLSTNLLSGRLPSCLLTGPKHRIVRYSNNCLATGDRTQHPFSFCRNEALAVGILPHHHKHIPGSKLVLALIICGSIIGGVVLVCGTIIVVRKFLAKIATPRKTTRSIVENAASTYTSKLFTDAKYVTRTMKLGSLSLPSYRTFSSEELKIATNNFDAATFIGNSSDDQMYRGQLKDGSYITIRCLQTKRKNSSQNFMHHIELMSKLRHNHLVSTLGHCFECYLDDSSVSRIFLIFEYVSNGTLRSWISDKHANGRLTWTQRIAAAVGVARGMQFLHTGNIPGVFSNNIKITDILLDQNFVAKICSYNLLILDENVKELKSIRANYEEKLVVYDFGVILLEIITGKQINTKNEVRIIQNQLQESIMSNAMSRKDVVDPAMRTSCSDESLKTMIEICCRCLEQYTEDMPSIEDVIWNLQFAAQVEDSWRKDASSSDASPISHLYNLSRNSNSNNNSKSMSV; translated from the exons atggaAAAACATTTAGGACTTAAAAATCTTCTAGTTTTGCTTGTTTTATTGCTCTCAATTAGCATCTCAGAGTCTTCTTCACAAGCAAATATTTTATCGAGGATTCGTAATCTTCTGAACTATCCAAATGTTTTGAGTAATTGGAACAATGATACTGATTTCTGTAACACTGAGCCAAGTTCATCTGTCACTGTTATCTGTTATGAGGGAAACATAACTCAGCTTCATATAATAGGGAGCTTAGGGGCTTCTCAGTTACACAATTTCTCGATCGATTCGTTTGTCACTACACTTGTTGAGCTTCCTAGTTTGAAAGTTCTAAGATTAGTTTCTCTTGGTTTATATGGACCATTGCCTAGTAAAATTTCAAGACTTTCATCATTAGAGATACTTGACCTTAGTTCAAATTTCTTTCATAGTAACATACCTCGAGAAATTTCATCGTTAACGAGCCTCCAGAGTTTGATACTAGATGGAAATAAGTTCACTGGAAGACTTCCAAATGGACTTGGTTCACTTGTTGTTTTGGCAGTTTTGAGTGTAAAGAACAATTCTTTAGAAGGACGTTTACCTGATATGCTCGGAAGTTTACATAGTCTTCGTGTACTCTCACTTTCGAGGAATAATTTTACTGGTGATGTGCCTGATCTTAGTGGTGTTAAAAACCTTCAAGTTCTAGACTTGGAAGATAATGCTCTTGGACCGAAATTTCCACAAGTTAGCAGCAAAATCCAAAGCATTGTGTTGAGGAACAATAAGTTCACTGCAGGAATACCGGAGAAAGTTCAATCTTACCATCAGCTTGAACATATGGATATTTCATCAAACAGATTTATGGGGCCATTTCCTCCGTCTTTGCTGTCCTTGCCATCGATCACTTATCTTAACGTTGCTGGAAACAAGTTAACGGGAATGCTTTTTGAAGATAATCAATGCAATGCTGGATTAGATTTTGTAGATCTATCGACTAACCTGTTGAGTGGAAGATTGCCTAGTTGCCTTCTGACTGGTCCTAAGCACAGGATCGTGCGTTACTCTAACAATTGTTTAGCTACCGGAGACAGAACTCAACATCCATTTTCCTTCTGTCGGAATGAGGCGTTGGCTGTTGGTATCTTACCTCATCATCATAAACATATACCAGGTTCAAAGTTGGTTCTTGCTTTGATCATTTGTGGTAGCATCATTGGTGGAGTCGTGCTAGTTTGCGGGACTATTATAGTAGTAAGAAAATTTCTTGCAAAGATAGCTACACCGAGAAAAACAACAAGATCAATAGTAGAAAATGCAGCGTCTACATATACATCAAAGTTATTCACTGATGCAA AGTATGTTACTCGAACAATGAAGCTGGGATCACTTAGTCTTCCATCTTATCGGACCTTTTCATCAGAAGAGCTTAAGATAGCAACAAACAACTTTGATGCAGCCACTTTTATAGGCAACAGTTCTGATGATCAG ATGTACAGAGGTCAGCTGAAAGATGGTTCATACATAACTATAAGATGCCTGCAAACGAAACGAAAAAATAGCAGTCAGAATTTCATGCATCATATAGAATTGATGTCaaaactcagacataatcatCTGGTGAGCACTCTTGGACACTGCTTCGAGTGTTACTTGGATGATTCGAGTGTTAGCAGGATATTTCTCATCTTTGAGTATGTATCAAATGGTACCCTAAGAAGCTGGATCTCCG ATAAACATGCTAATGGAAGACTAACGTGGACACAACGTATAGCAGCTGCTGTAGGAGTAGCAAGGGGAATGCAGTTTTTGCATACTGGAAATATACCTGGTGTGTTTTCAAATAACATAAAGATAACAGATATCTTGTTGGATCAGAACTTTGTTGCCAAAATCTGCAGCTATAATTTGCTTATTCTGGATGAGAATGTAAAGGAGCTGAAGAGTATAAG GGCTAATTATGAAGAAAAATTGGTTGTATATGATTTTGGAGTAATATTATTGGAGATAATTACTGGGAAGCAGATAAATACCAAGAATGAAGTGAGAATTATACAAAATCAG TTACAAGAGAGTATAATGTCAAATGCAATGTCAAGAAAGGATGTGGTTGATCCAGCAATGAGAACTTCGTGCTCCGATGAATCATTGAAGACGATGATAGAGATATGTTGCAGGTGTTTGGAACAATATACAGAAGATATGCCCTCAATTGAAGATGTAATATGGAATTTGCAGTTTGCTGCTCAAGTTGAGGATTCATGGAGAAAAGACGCTTCAAGTAGTGATGCCTCTCCAATTTCACATCTCTACAACTTGTCGCGCAATAGCAACAGCAATAACAATA
- the LOC101261975 gene encoding probable arabinosyltransferase ARAD1 — protein MAERNVYLMGFFGRKSLFSMFSVTSILFLLSLLFVMRSTGRRHFFYLNVLPKSKVLALSEEGYSQSSSQSDYEVSNSNRAVFKKGTLEKYNVLKCNPSKQILKVFMYDLPPQFHFELLGWKSEGKRVWPDIRKLVPTYPGGLNVQHSIEYWLTLDLLLSEFDDNLIGRSASAIRVHNSSEADVIFVPFFSSVCYNRFSKLKQKKKTSPNTLLQQKLVTFLTAQEEWKRSGGKDHIILAHHPNSLLDARMKLWPAMFILSDFGRYPPTVANVQKDIIAPYKHVIRSYENDTSNFDSRPTLLYFQGAIYRKDGGSVRQELFYMLKDEKDVHFSFGSILKGGVKQATDGMHSSKFCLNIAGDTPSSNRLFDAIASHCVPVIISDDIELPYEDVLDYSEFCIFVRTSDAVKPNFLINFIRSITKQEWTRMWERLREIENLFEYRYPSKDNDAVQMVWQAIARKVPTVNFKVHKSSRYYRSPVSKDGGLKSFPLPKNILQET, from the exons ATGGCAGAGAGGAATGTATATTTGATGGGATTTTTCGGTCGAAAATCCTTGTTTAGTATGTTTTCGGTAACTTCAATCTTGTTCTTGttatctttgttatttgtgatgCGTTCAACTGGACGTCGTCACTTTTTTTATCTCAATGTGTTACCTAAGTCCAAGGTTCTTGCTTTATCTGAAGAAGGTTATTCACAATCTAGTAGTCAAAGTGATTATGAGGTCTCGAATTCAAATCGAGCTGTGTTTAAGAAAGGAACATTGGAGAAGTACAATGTGTTAAAGTGTAATCCTAGTAAACAAATCCTTAAAGTTTTCATGTATGACTTGCCCCCGCAATTTCATTTTGAATTGTTGGGCTGGAAGTCTGAGGGAAAGCGTGTTTGGCCAGATATTAGGAAACTGGTTCCTACATATCCAGGCGGATTAAACGTGCAGCATAGTATAGAGTATTGGTTAACACTGGATCTTTTGTTGTCTGAATTTGATGACAATTTGATTGGTCGAAGTGCTAGTGCAATACGAGTGCATAATTCAAGTGAAGCTGATGTGATATTTGTTCCTTTCTTTTCGTCGGTTTGCTATAATCGGTTTTCAAAGCTTaagcaaaagaagaaaacaagtccAAACACCTTGCTGCAGCAAAAATTGGTTACATTTTTGACAGCACAAGAGGAATGGAAAAGATCAGGGGGAAAAGACCATATAATTCTTGCACACCATCCAAATAGTCTTTTGGATGCAAGAATGAAGTTGTGGCCTGCAATGTTCATACTTTCAGACTTCGGAAGGTATCCTCCCACGGTAGCTAACGTTCAGAAAGATATTATTGCACCTTACAAGCATGTAATCAGGAGTTATGAGAATGACACTTCTAATTTTGATAGTCGGCCAACGTTGCTCTACTTCCAGGGAGCCATATACCGAAAAGAT GGTGGATCTGTTCGACAAGAGTTATTCTATATGCTGAAAGATGAGAAAGATGTTCATTTCTCCTTTGGAAGTATACTAAAAGGCGGAGTAAAACAAGCAACAGACGGTATGCACTCTTCCAAATTCTGTCTCAACATTgcaggtgacactccctcatcaAACCGTCTCTTTGATGCTATTGCATCTCACTGTGTACCAGTCATCATTAGTGACGACATAGAGCTTCCCTACGAAGATGTTCTTGACTATTCAGAGTTCTGCATATTCGTTCGtacatcagatgctgtcaaaCCAAATTTCCTCATAAACTTCATCAGGAGCATCACGAAACAAGAGTGGACTAGAATGTGGGAAAGGTTAAGAGAGATTGAAAATCTCTTTGAGTATCGATATCCTTCCAAGGACAACGATGCTGTTCAAATGGTCTGGCAAGCTATCGCTCGTAAGGTTCCTACTGTCAATTTTAAGGTACATAAATCATCGAGATATTATCGATCACctgtttctaaggatggaggcCTAAAATCATTTCCCTTGCCAAAGAATATTTTGCAAGAAACTTGA
- the LOC101262269 gene encoding NADH--cytochrome b5 reductase 1 produces the protein MEFLERPDAQLIIGVAVAAVAVGATAYFYFSSKKSKVCLNPEEFRAFKLVKRTQLSHNVAKFRFELPTPTSVLGLPIGQHISCRGKDSQGEEVVKPYTPTTLDSDIGYFELVIKMYPQGRMSHHFREMREGDYMEVKGPKGRFKYHPGQVRAFGMLAGGSGITPMFQVARAILENPNDVTKVHLIYANVTSEDILLKEELEGLTVNYPDRFKVYYVLNQPPEEWSGGVGFVSKEMIQAHCPAPADDIKILRCGPPPMNKAMAAHLEALGYSPEMQFQF, from the exons atGGAGTTCTTGGAAAGACCTGATGCTCAATTGATTATTGGGGTTGCTGTTGCAGCTGTTGCTGTTGGTGCTACAGCTTATTTTTACTTCTCTTCCAAGAAGTCCAAAG TATGTTTGAACCCTGAAGAATTCAGGGCATTTAAGCTTGTTAAGCGCACACAACTTAGCCATAATGTGGCGAAATTTAGATTTGAACTTCCGACGCCCACTTCTGTGTTGGGGCTACCCATTGGACAACATATTAGTTGCAG GGGCAAAGATAGTCAAGGTGAAGAGGTTGTTAAACCATACACACCAACTACTTTGGACTCTGACATTGGATACTTTGAGTTAGTTATAAAG ATGTATCCCCAAGGAAGGATGTCACATCATTTCCGGGAAATGCGCGAGGGTGATTACATGGAAGTGAAGGGACCCAAG GGGCGCTTTAAGTACCATCCTGGTCAAGTTAGAGCATTTGGAATGCTTGCAGGAGGCTCTGGCATTACCCCGATGTTCCAG GTTGCTAGAGCTATTCTTGAAAATCCCAACGACGTGACGAAGGTGCACCTGATATATGCTAATGTTACTTCTGAAGATATTCTTCTGAAG GAAGAGTTGGAGGGCCTTACTGTTAACTATCCTGACCGTTTCAAAGTTTATTACGTCTTGAATCAG CCTCCTGAAGAATGGAGTGGTGGTGTGGGATTTGTCTCCAAAGAAATGATCCAAGCTCATTGCCCTGCCCCGGCAGATGATATTAAG ATACTGAGGTGTGGTCCACCACCGATGAACAAGGCAATGGCTGCTCATCTTGAAGCCCTCGGATACTCACCGGAGATGCAATTCCAATTCTAa
- the LOC101262876 gene encoding cationic amino acid transporter 2, vacuolar-like, which translates to MGFVGDGSCSSSGGDKGGCFIGGMKSLVRRKQVDSANSKSSSTSGSSHQLAKALTIPHLITIGVGSTIGAGVYILVGTVAREHSGPALTISFLIAGIAAALSAFCYAELASRCPSAGSAYHYSYICVGEGVAWLIGWALVLEYTIGGSAVARGISPNLAMLFGSPDSLPSFLARHTIPGLNITVDPCAAILVFLVTGLLCVGIKESTVVQGFVTSVNVCVMAFVIIAGGYLGYKAGWPGYELPVGYFPYGVDGMLAGASTVFFAYIGFDSVASTAEEVKNPQRDLPMGIGFALSICCSLYMLVSAVIVGLVPYYAMDPDTPISSAFASHGINWAAYIITIGACTSLCSTLMGSIMPQPRILMAMARDGLLPSFFSDVNKRTQVPIKGTIATGLLSGTLAFFMNVEQLSGMVSVGTLLAFTMVAISVLILRYVPPDEVPVPSSYQEAIDSVRLRRSSCSSSSDMDVEKTKIPAVTSGDSTPLLGEISVGHPLAEKAAAKLSYLVSQRRKVAGCTILFICIGVCIVTSAASIVNLSNPARYALSGIGGLLLISGLIILTCIDQDDARHSFGHTGGFTCPFVPLLPIACILINVYLLINLGGETWARVSIWLVIGTCIYALYGRTHSSLKTAVYVPSTHVDEIYETSAISLAC; encoded by the exons ATGGGGTTTGTTGGTGATGGTAGTTGTAGTAGTAGTGGTGGTGATAAAGGAGGGTGCTTTATTGGGGGTATGAAAAGTCTTGTAAGAAGGAAGCAGGTTGATTCTGCAAATTCAAAATCATCTTCTACATCTGGTTCTTCTCATCAATTAGCTAAAGCCTTAACTATACCTCATCTTATTACTATAG GGGTTGGTTCAACAATAGGCGCTGGGGTGTATATTCTAGTCGGCACAGTTGCTAGAGAGCACTCAGGCCCGGCACTCaccatttcatttttaatagcTGGAATAGCAGCTGCTCTTTCTGCCTTTTGCTATGCGGAGCTTGCAAGTCGTTGTCCATCAGCTGGGAGTGCCTATCATTATTCTTACATTTGCGTTGGAGAGGG TGTTGCATGGCTGATCGGTTGGGCATTAGTATTGGAGTACACAATTGGAGGTTCGGCAGTTGCTCGTGGCATATCCCCAAATCTG GCTATGCTTTTTGGAAGTCCAGACAGCCTGCCATCTTTCTTAGCTCGTCACACAATCCCAGGACTGAATATCACAGTGGACCCATGTGCTGCAATTTTGGTTTTTCTAGTCACTGGACTTCTGTGTGTGGGGATCAAGGAG AGTACCGTGGTACAAGGATTTGTCACTTCAGTAAATGTATGTGTCATGGCCTTTGTAATTATTGCTGGTGGATATCTGGGCTACAAAGCAGGATGGCCAGGCTATGAGCTTCCTGTTGG GTATTTTCCTTATGGAGTCGATGGAATGCTTGCTGGAGCTTCAACTGTCTTCTTTGCCTACATTGGGTTTGATTCAGTTGCTAGTACAGCTGAGGAG GTGAAGAATCCTCAACGTGACCTGCCAATGGGAATTGGTTTTGCATTATCAATATGCTGCTCTCTCTACATGTTAGTCTCTGCAGTTATTGTTGGTTTGGTACCCTATTATGCTATGGATCCAGATACACCAATCTCTTCTGCATTTGCAAGCCATGGAATTAATTGGGCAGC ATATATAATAACTATTGGAGCTTGTACTTCTCTTTGCTCAACATTGATGGGTTCTATAATGCCTCAG cCACGGATACTTATGGCAATGGCTCGGGATGGATTGCTGCCTTCATTTTTCTCAGATGTTAACAAGCGGACTCAAGTTCCTATTAAGGGCACTATAGCAACTGGTTTACTTTCTGGAACCTTAGCATTTTTCATGAATGTTGAACAGTTGTCAGGAATG GTCAGTGTTGGTACACTTCTTGCGTTTACAATGGTGGCTATTTCGGTATTGATTCTCCGATACGTACCACCAGACGAGGTCCCAGTTCCCTCCTCTTATCAGGAGGCAATTGACTCAGTACGCCTGCGACGTAGTAGCTGTAGTAGTAGTTCAGATATGGATGTCGAGAAAACCAAAATTCCAGCTGTGACCTCTGGTGATAGCACTCCATTGTTAGGCGAGATTTCAGTTGGGCATCCTCTTGCGGAAAAAGCAGCAGCAAAGTTGAGCT ATCTAGTAAGCCAAAGGCGGAAAGTTGCTGGCTGCACAATTTTGTTCATCTGTATTGGAGTATGCATCGTTACATCCGCTGCTTCAATTGTTAACTTGTCTAA TCCTGCAAGGTACGCACTGTCCGGAATTGGTGGTTTGCTTCTGATATCTGGTTTGATAATACTCACTTGCATAGACCAGGATGATGCGAGGCACAGCTTTGGACACACCGGAG GTTTCACTTGTCCATTTGTACCACTTCTGCCGATTGCCTGCATTCTCATCAACGTCTACTTATTAATTAATCTCGG TGGTGAAACTTGGGCCCGAGTATCCATATGGCTAGTAATAGGAACGTGCATATATGCTTTGTACGGTCGAACCCACAGTTCACTAAAGACTGCAGTTTACGTTCCTTCAACTCACGTGGATGAAATCTACGAAACATCAGCCATCTCCCTTGCATGTTAA
- the LOC101261377 gene encoding probable inactive leucine-rich repeat receptor-like protein kinase At3g03770 isoform X1, which yields MEKHLGLKNLLVLLVLLLSISISESSSQANILSRIRNLLNYPNVLSNWNNDTDFCNTEPSSSVTVICYEGNITQLHIIGSLGASQLHNFSIDSFVTTLVELPSLKVLRLVSLGLYGPLPSKISRLSSLEILDLSSNFFHSNIPREISSLTSLQSLILDGNKFTGRLPNGLGSLVVLAVLSVKNNSLEGRLPDMLGSLHSLRVLSLSRNNFTGDVPDLSGVKNLQVLDLEDNALGPKFPQVSSKIQSIVLRNNKFTAGIPEKVQSYHQLEHMDISSNRFMGPFPPSLLSLPSITYLNVAGNKLTGMLFEDNQCNAGLDFVDLSTNLLSGRLPSCLLTGPKHRIVRYSNNCLATGDRTQHPFSFCRNEALAVGILPHHHKHIPGSKLVLALIICGSIIGGVVLVCGTIIVVRKFLAKIATPRKTTRSIVENAASTYTSKLFTDAKYVTRTMKLGSLSLPSYRTFSSEELKIATNNFDAATFIGNSSDDQVHFKNHHMYRGQLKDGSYITIRCLQTKRKNSSQNFMHHIELMSKLRHNHLVSTLGHCFECYLDDSSVSRIFLIFEYVSNGTLRSWISDKHANGRLTWTQRIAAAVGVARGMQFLHTGNIPGVFSNNIKITDILLDQNFVAKICSYNLLILDENVKELKSIRANYEEKLVVYDFGVILLEIITGKQINTKNEVRIIQNQLQESIMSNAMSRKDVVDPAMRTSCSDESLKTMIEICCRCLEQYTEDMPSIEDVIWNLQFAAQVEDSWRKDASSSDASPISHLYNLSRNSNSNNNSKSMSV from the exons atggaAAAACATTTAGGACTTAAAAATCTTCTAGTTTTGCTTGTTTTATTGCTCTCAATTAGCATCTCAGAGTCTTCTTCACAAGCAAATATTTTATCGAGGATTCGTAATCTTCTGAACTATCCAAATGTTTTGAGTAATTGGAACAATGATACTGATTTCTGTAACACTGAGCCAAGTTCATCTGTCACTGTTATCTGTTATGAGGGAAACATAACTCAGCTTCATATAATAGGGAGCTTAGGGGCTTCTCAGTTACACAATTTCTCGATCGATTCGTTTGTCACTACACTTGTTGAGCTTCCTAGTTTGAAAGTTCTAAGATTAGTTTCTCTTGGTTTATATGGACCATTGCCTAGTAAAATTTCAAGACTTTCATCATTAGAGATACTTGACCTTAGTTCAAATTTCTTTCATAGTAACATACCTCGAGAAATTTCATCGTTAACGAGCCTCCAGAGTTTGATACTAGATGGAAATAAGTTCACTGGAAGACTTCCAAATGGACTTGGTTCACTTGTTGTTTTGGCAGTTTTGAGTGTAAAGAACAATTCTTTAGAAGGACGTTTACCTGATATGCTCGGAAGTTTACATAGTCTTCGTGTACTCTCACTTTCGAGGAATAATTTTACTGGTGATGTGCCTGATCTTAGTGGTGTTAAAAACCTTCAAGTTCTAGACTTGGAAGATAATGCTCTTGGACCGAAATTTCCACAAGTTAGCAGCAAAATCCAAAGCATTGTGTTGAGGAACAATAAGTTCACTGCAGGAATACCGGAGAAAGTTCAATCTTACCATCAGCTTGAACATATGGATATTTCATCAAACAGATTTATGGGGCCATTTCCTCCGTCTTTGCTGTCCTTGCCATCGATCACTTATCTTAACGTTGCTGGAAACAAGTTAACGGGAATGCTTTTTGAAGATAATCAATGCAATGCTGGATTAGATTTTGTAGATCTATCGACTAACCTGTTGAGTGGAAGATTGCCTAGTTGCCTTCTGACTGGTCCTAAGCACAGGATCGTGCGTTACTCTAACAATTGTTTAGCTACCGGAGACAGAACTCAACATCCATTTTCCTTCTGTCGGAATGAGGCGTTGGCTGTTGGTATCTTACCTCATCATCATAAACATATACCAGGTTCAAAGTTGGTTCTTGCTTTGATCATTTGTGGTAGCATCATTGGTGGAGTCGTGCTAGTTTGCGGGACTATTATAGTAGTAAGAAAATTTCTTGCAAAGATAGCTACACCGAGAAAAACAACAAGATCAATAGTAGAAAATGCAGCGTCTACATATACATCAAAGTTATTCACTGATGCAA AGTATGTTACTCGAACAATGAAGCTGGGATCACTTAGTCTTCCATCTTATCGGACCTTTTCATCAGAAGAGCTTAAGATAGCAACAAACAACTTTGATGCAGCCACTTTTATAGGCAACAGTTCTGATGATCAGGTGCATTTCAAGAATCACCAT ATGTACAGAGGTCAGCTGAAAGATGGTTCATACATAACTATAAGATGCCTGCAAACGAAACGAAAAAATAGCAGTCAGAATTTCATGCATCATATAGAATTGATGTCaaaactcagacataatcatCTGGTGAGCACTCTTGGACACTGCTTCGAGTGTTACTTGGATGATTCGAGTGTTAGCAGGATATTTCTCATCTTTGAGTATGTATCAAATGGTACCCTAAGAAGCTGGATCTCCG ATAAACATGCTAATGGAAGACTAACGTGGACACAACGTATAGCAGCTGCTGTAGGAGTAGCAAGGGGAATGCAGTTTTTGCATACTGGAAATATACCTGGTGTGTTTTCAAATAACATAAAGATAACAGATATCTTGTTGGATCAGAACTTTGTTGCCAAAATCTGCAGCTATAATTTGCTTATTCTGGATGAGAATGTAAAGGAGCTGAAGAGTATAAG GGCTAATTATGAAGAAAAATTGGTTGTATATGATTTTGGAGTAATATTATTGGAGATAATTACTGGGAAGCAGATAAATACCAAGAATGAAGTGAGAATTATACAAAATCAG TTACAAGAGAGTATAATGTCAAATGCAATGTCAAGAAAGGATGTGGTTGATCCAGCAATGAGAACTTCGTGCTCCGATGAATCATTGAAGACGATGATAGAGATATGTTGCAGGTGTTTGGAACAATATACAGAAGATATGCCCTCAATTGAAGATGTAATATGGAATTTGCAGTTTGCTGCTCAAGTTGAGGATTCATGGAGAAAAGACGCTTCAAGTAGTGATGCCTCTCCAATTTCACATCTCTACAACTTGTCGCGCAATAGCAACAGCAATAACAATA